One stretch of Arachis duranensis cultivar V14167 chromosome 1, aradu.V14167.gnm2.J7QH, whole genome shotgun sequence DNA includes these proteins:
- the LOC107458224 gene encoding uncharacterized protein LOC107458224 — protein sequence MQGSSSISSSSVDTPTPRCHCGVRSPIRTAWKCDYPGRRFYGCSGYGTNRKCSFFQWYDPEPPARYSDVIRRLLETNEGIRSENTELKKTRQELLDELRSLQQSLHETRADLEAAISASTAMEDNMLASVATTRRQGVLITVLISAIILLVFLPIKIAC from the coding sequence ATGCAGGGATCCTCTTCCATAAGCTCGTCCTCCGTCGATACACCGACGCCTCGATGTCACTGTGGCGTGAGGTCGCCAATCAGAACCGCTTGGAAATGTGACTATCCGGGCAGAAGGTTTTATGGATGTTCTGGGTACGGAACCAATAGGAAATGCTCGTTTTTTCAGTGGTACGATCCAGAGCCCCCAGCTCGTTACTCCGATGTCATTCGCAGGTTGCTAGAAACGAACGAGGGCATTAGAAGCGAGAACACGGAGTTGAAGAAGACAAGACAGGAACTCCTAGACGAGTTGCGTTCTTTGCAACAGAGTTTGCATGAAACAAGGGCAGATCTGGAGGCCGCCATTTCAGCCTCTACGGCCATGGAAGACAACATGCTGGCGAGTGTCGCGACGACGAGGAGGCAAGGTGTTTTGATCACCGTGCTGATATCCGCGATCATTTTGTTGGTTTTTTTACCGATCAAGATCGCTTGTTGA